The following are encoded together in the Penicillium digitatum chromosome 3, complete sequence genome:
- a CDS encoding Nuclear pore complex subunit Nup85, putative: MSFQVPYESSPPETPEKDNSRSLWSNLSTTPAGPPPSTAGSIIPHSTSNINGGSRINSLSRNDNAYSTNQNSFSRNDFSNSIFTKSGNINTNDSIFGSSFGSTDYAMPKKTKAPSTKPAANSSLRFGVPNGGGFGDSMGFGHSNGFASSQMSDFNEEPEDGIEQAEEVEEEMDLSTQNQTNTFNFLDSAFGNPFASQPSMGAQRKPIYSNPSDSKRPKLDEHWAHQSPIRKTNLAPKKPSAMPSILHNLAARSRIAIVKEPSELIIKTEDTLGKLSDEFKAAEFKHVDFDAVLAQVSKELAENWQACANESGLDRPYGVHSGIGPGEQASNLAKATFLASLLLQIHHPSREAPSTANINPMRTGAAGMVKATRPPVPKPLPQVLLGWLRENHTSQTKELQALKYVEPNPSASSNFWDITIASVLRGRLTDAADVLRLADFNYARSALEDGLSQPGYRGAQLQNIQRCVNKALQILESCPGTQSEDWEITGLDWSQYRKRVLSAVTDLEEFAEGQERDESVVPVPENRFQAVNFGLSTFNSDKKPISFTQSARMAESRVPWSIYQSLRSIYRIILGDPSAIKGKSQDWVEATIALTVWWDGEDDTDSSMNFGATSSSDNFQDFLRSRGPKNHIRAVDRNMRGAYLDRLELALGHTTSDPSDNADFRPNTLSSVEVGLASVFEGNVQGVLELIQTWSLCVAAAVAEVASLGGWFESGSSQKTLPGLSENDLMVLSYGQDNKSPARQLHKDDILRSYAFGLYDLPVIENEHSSREGWELAIEVLSRLDDASQMKKAVSEIVDKLPLESPDQLDKLVVLCSELELEEQGRRVSERFGDMLTSKSENFGLALVCYARAQSRRKVKSVVDLLISYSLVQSRAYPATADLDEQLHSLMKEPKACLSSIAQVDEEAARILQFYLSGYATLRRFYEIRDEEFELQKGQRPRYKPLARRRAAAQALAAVIGSAADNIYGGLYDPDRDSAVQVDGLLALLGEACVFVNQPTAVLSVSQQFTILSAIEDLETVTPRVYAQCEECFRSTLLEYQSSIRGGSDGPPSPRALLKKSVSNFSASSFAFIGNDMLESARTRSSSGSGPTSVGSSGVLVPAPGDKVADRGWDWRAGLPETAKGEDILQMLRMGLARGLSHGAMGSI; the protein is encoded by the exons ATGTCGTTCCAAGTGCCCTACGAGTCCAGTCCACCTGAGACCCCAGAGAAAGACAACTCTCGCAGCCTCTGGAGTAACTTGTCGACAACTCCTGCTGGCCCGCCGCCGTCGACTGCAGGCTCAATCATACCGCATTCTACATCAAATATCAATGGTGGCTCGCGCATCAATTCCCTTTCCAGAAATGACAACGCATATTCTACAAACCAGAACTCATTCTCGAGAAATGACTTCTCCAACTCCATCTTTACCAAATCCGGCAACATCAATACAAATGACAGCATCTTTGGCTCGTCCTTTGGATCGACGGATTATGCCATGCCCAAGAAAACCAAAGCTCCTTCTACAAAGCCCGCAGCAAACTCCAGTCTTCGTTTCGGTGTGCCGAATGGAGGCGGGTTTGGGGATTCGATGGGCTTCGGACACTCTAATGGGTTTGCCTCATCCCAAATGAGTGACTTCAATGAAGAGCCGGAAGACGGGATAGAACAGGCGGAGGAAGTTGAAGAGGAAATGGACCTGAGCACCCAGAATCAGACCAACACTTTCAACTTCTTAGACTCGGCTTTTGGAAACCCTTTCGCGTCCCAGCCCTCCATGGGTGCGCAGCGCAAACCGATCTATTCGAATCCAAGCGATTCCAAGCGACCGAAGCTTGATGAGCACTGGGCACATCAGTCTCCCATCCGCAAGACCAACTTGGCCCCCAAGAAGCCGTCTGCGATGCCATCTATTCTTCACAACCTTGCTGCCAGATCCCGTATTGCCATTGTTAAAGAGCCAAGTGAGCTAATCATCAAAACAGAGGATACCCTGGGGAAACTCTCCGATGAGTTTAAAGCCGCAGAATTCAAACATGTTGATTTCGATGCTGTATTGGctcaagtatcaaaagaatTGGCGGAGAATTGGCAGGCTTGCGCCAATGAAAGTGGGCTCGACCGGCCTTACGGTGTCCACTCTGGCATCGGGCCCGGGGAGCAGGCTTCCAACCTCGCGAAAGCTACCTTCTTGGCTTCGCTGCTGCTGCAAATTCACCACCCTTCCCGGGAAGCACCCTCAACTGCCAACATCAACCCTATGCGCACCGGGGCCGCTGGTATGGTGAAAGCCACGAGACCCCCAGTTCCTAAGCCCCTGCCACAGGTTTTGCTTGGCTGGCTTAGGGAAAACCACACATCACAGACCAAGGAACTCCAGGCATTGAAATACGTGGAACCGAACCCTAGCGCATCCTCAAATTTCTGGGATATTACCATTGCATCTGTGCTGCGTGGTCGCTTGACTGATGCCGCAGATGTTCTCCGTTTGGCGGACTTCAACTACGCCCGATCAGCATTGGAGGATGGACTTTCACAACCGGGCTACCGCGGCGCACAGCTGCAAAATATCCAGCGTTGCGTCAACAAGGCTCTTCAAATTCTTGAATCATGCCCTGGAACCCAATCTGAAGATTGGGAGATCACCGGCCTTGATTGGTCTCAGTATAGGAAACGAGTGCTTTCGGCTGTCACTGATCTAGAGGAATTCGCCGAGGGACAGGAGCGCGATGAATCCGTTGTACCAGTTCCAGAGAATCGCTTTCAGGCTGTTAACTTCGGATTGTCCACTTTTAACTCAGACAAGAAGCCAATCTCATTCACTCAATCGGCTCGCATGGCAGAAAGCCGTGTTCCATGGTCAATTTACCAGAGCTTGAGATCTATCTATCGAATTATTCTGGGCGACCCATCTGCCATCAAGGGCAAATCTCAAGACTGGGTGGAGGCGACCATTGCATTGACAGTATGGTGGGATGGTGAGGATGACACCGATTCCAGTATGAATTTCGGCGCAACCTCATCCAGCGACAACTTCCAGGATTTCTTGCGCTCGCGCGGCCCAAAGAACCACATTCGCGCTGTTGATCGCAACATGCGTGGCGCATACCTCGACCGCCTCGAACTAGCCCTCGGCCATACTACTAGTGACCCGTCCGACAACGCGGATTTCCGACCCAATACGCTCAGCAGCGTGGAAGTTGGACTCGCATCTGTCTTCGAAGGCAACGTGCAGGGTGTATTGGAGTTAATACAGACATGGTCACTTTGCGTGGCTGCCGCTGTCGCAGAAGTTGCCAGCCTAGGAGGTTGGTTTGAGTCCGGTAGCAGCCAAAAGACGCTGCCTGGGCTGTCTGAGAATGATCTTATGGTTCTTTCGTACGGACAGGACAACAAGTCTCCGGCTCGCCAGTTGCATAAGGACGATATTCTTCGCAGCTACGCATTCGGGCTGTATGATCTTCCCGTCATTGAGAACGAGCACAGCTCCCGTGAAGGATGGGAGTTGGCTATTGAGGTATTGAGCCGCCTCGACGATGCAAGCCAGATGAAGAAGGCCGTGTCCGAGATCGTGGACAAACTTCCTTTGGAAAGCCCTGATCAATTGGACAAACTAGTGGTTCTCTGCTCGGAACTTGAGCTGGAGGAACAAGGCCGTCGAGTATCTGAG CGATTTGGCGACATGTTGACCTCGAAATCCGAAAACTTTGGTCTGGCCCTCGTCTGCTATGCTCGTGCCCAGAGCCGACGCAAGGTCAAGTCCGTTGTCGACCTTTTGATTTCTTACAGCTTGGTTCAATCACGCGCGTACCCTGCGACTGCCGACCTAGATGAACAATTGCACTCTCTGATGAAGGAACCCAAAGCATGCCTCTCGTCCATTGCTCAAGTCGACGAAGAAGCTGCTCGGATCCTTCAGTTCTATCTCAGTGGCTACGCGACGCTGCGCCGATTCTACGAGATTCGCGATGAGGAATTCGAACTCCAAAAGGGCCAGCGACCACGCTACAAGCCCTTGGCCCGGCGACGCGCCGCTGCGCAAGCTCTTGCGGCTGTCATTGGGAGTGCGGCGGATAACATTTACGGAGGTCTCTACGACCCAGATCGTGATTCCGCTGTGCAGGTGGATGGACTGCTGGCTCTTCTAGGTGAAGCCTGTGTGTTTGTGAACC AACCCACCGCAGTCCTCTCCGTATCCCAACAGTTCACCATCCTGTCCGCAATCGAAGATCTGGAAACCGTCACCCCGCGTGTGTACGCACAGTGCGAGGAATGTTTCCGCTCTACCCTACTCGAATACCAATCCTCCATCCGCGGGGGATCAGATGggcccccctccccccgcGCCCTATTGAAGAAATCCGTGTCCAATTTCTCCGCCTCCAGCTTCGCCTTCATCGGCAACGACATGCTCGAGTCAGCGCGCACACGCTCCAGCTCAGGATCCGGTCCTACCTCTGTAGGCAGTTCGGGCGTCCTGGTGCCCGCCCCAGGTGACAAGGTCGCCGATCGCGGATGGGATTGGCGGGCCGGTCTTCCCGAGACCGCCAAGGGCGAGGACATCCTCCAGATGCTCCGAATGGGATTGGCACGCGGGTTGAGTCACGGGGCAATGGGATCAATCTGA
- a CDS encoding Aflatoxin biosynthesis regulatory protein, with the protein MALRRPHRKSRHGCVECKRRRVKCDESRPSCTNCANRYSECEYGSSSSLLWANEGPDSGQTGEPASGLCSPSSSTIGTGAAESLGILTQLGSENAVTSAGSALNLNDLELMIQWCSTTFQTLSRNERTDPIWRTIVPEEALSHPFLMHGILALSSLHLARTGPEPARRASYLNRAVAHQNQALALFRELLGDVKESNAKAMLAFAGIVVIYTFAFPHTPEAQDPWDCVDDLYQVLVLTRGVQQVIHAPQDFTSFLGDSSFGPILQVEEARGTIPEDTTAMLTQLREANKICGERDPNHEIQVYEGSISNLEEMLSWCYSGMRANTIAGRWAIRLHPRFMELLRERDPLALVMLAHYVVLLQYLKHRWCFDEWCVRVSKAVWAILDDQWRPLIQWAMKEILGINYMEQVDT; encoded by the exons ATGGCGCTCCGACGACCACATCGGAAATCTCGCCACGGCTGCGTGGAATGCAAGAGGCGACGAGTGAAG TGCGACGAATCCCGGCCATCCTGCACCAACTGCGCCAACCGCTATTCCGAATGTGAGTACGGGTCGTCATCCTCACTACTGTGGGCAAATGAAGGGCCCGATAGTGGACAGACAGGCGAGCCAGCATCGGGACTTTGTTCACCGTCGAGTTCAACCATAGGAACGGGGGCAGCAGAGTCCCTCGGAATCCTAACCCAACTCGGGAGCGAAAATGCCGTAACCTCAGCCGGGTCTGCGCTGAACCTCAACGACCTGGAGCTGATGATACAGTGGTGCAGCACGACATTCCAAACACTGTCACGCAATGAGCGCACAGATCCAATCTGGCGCACTATAGTGCCTGAAGAGGCGCTCTCGCACCCATTTCTTATGCACGGCATCCTAGCCCTATCATCGCTGCATCTTGCTAGAACAGGGCCTGAGCCAGCGCGTCGCGCATCGTATCTCAATCGCGCTGTCGCGCACCAGAATCAAGCACTGGCGCTGTTCCGGGAACTACTGGGGGACGTGAAGGAGAGTAATGCCAAGGCGATGTTGGCTTTTGCAGGAATTGTGGTTATCTACACGTTTGCATTCCCACATACGCCGGAAGCGCAGGATCCATGGGACTGCGTCGATGATTTGTACCAGGTTCTTGTTTTGACCCGCGGCGTGCAACAGGTTATTCATGCGCCGCAAGATTTTACGAGTTTCTTAGGAGACAGTTCTTTTGGTCCGATTTTGCAGGTTGAGGAGGCTCGGGGTACGATACCTGAGGATACAACTGCCATGCTCACACAACTGCGTGAGGCTAACAAAATCTGCGGGGAGCGAGATCCGAATCATGAGATACAGGTCTACGAAGGGTCCATTTCGAATCTCGAGGAAATGCTCAGTTGGTGTTACAGCGGGATGAGGGCAAATACGATTGCCGGGAGGTGGGCAATCCGCTTGCACCCTCGGTTTATGGAGCTGCTACGCGAACGAGACCCCTTGGCGCTAGTGATGCTAGCGCACTATGTTGTGCTCTTGCAATATTTGAAGCATCGCTGGTGCTTTGACGAGTGGTGTGTGAGGGTCTCCAAGGCTGTGTGGGCAATACTGGATGACCAGTGGAGGCCGCTGATCCAGTGGGCAATGAAAGAGATTCTCGGTATCAACTATATGGAGCAGGTTGACACTTGA
- a CDS encoding RTA-like protein, which translates to MSSHPGWTAYEYYPSIGTAVVFIISFAIVTLMHTFHMFRTRTWFVIPLMIGGYSIYHLIPRSKQNPDFSRTNSPLKNSVELVGYIGRVMSSKESPNWTIGPYVMQSTLLLIAPLFAASIHMELSRIIVIVKGEQFALIRVDWMTKILVTGDVLSFLMQASGAGIMGIGSSSTDPSSSISMSSSAASSCKSCSSASS; encoded by the exons ATGTCTTCGCACCCCGGCTGGACCGCCTACGAATATTACCCCTCAATAGGCACAGCAGTGGTATTCATCATTTCATTTGCAATTGTCACTTTGATGCACACATTTCATATGTTCCGCACGAGAACATGGTTCGTCATCCCGCTCATGATTGGCGGATACTCTATTTACCACCTCATACCCAGATCCAAGCAAAATCCAGACTTCTCCAGAACTAATTCCCCCCTCAAAAACTCAGTCGAGCTAGTTGGGTATATCGGCCGCGTCATGTCATCCAAAGAATCGCCTAATTGGACCATCGGACCCTATGTTATGCAGAGCACATTACTTCTCATCGCGCCGCTATTCGCAGCCAGTATCCACATGGAATTGAGTCGGATTATCGTTATAGTCAAGGGGGAGCAGTTTGCTCTGATTCGGGTTGACTGGATGACGAAGATTCTCGTTACGGGTGATGTGTTGAGTTTCTTAATGCAGGCTTCTG GTGCGGGAATCATGGGTATCGGCTCAAGCTCCACCGACCCATCATCCTCTATTAGCATGTCATCATCAGCGGCCTCATCGTGCAAATCGTGCTCTTCGGCTTCTTCCTGA
- a CDS encoding Alcohol dehydrogenase, putative — MSPHMEPGTFKGWVARDAKSPQSYTTYTPKPFTPTDVEISISHCGICGTDIHTLRSGWGPTDYPCVVGHEIIGIVTRLGSAVKSKSNPNTIHLGDHVGVGAQSGACLRADYEAYADGEESYCTRMTGTYNRQYSDKSKSYCGFADQWRGPAHFVFRIPDALPSAEAAPLLCAGVTVFAPMRKCRVGPGKTVGIIGVEGLGHLGILFANALGADRVVAISRSSGKKADAVGGLGADGFIATGEEKGWAKKNSHSLDVTLCTVSAHDMPLAQYLRLLKRDGTFVQIGAPEDALPPLMA; from the coding sequence ATGTCCCCTCATATGGAGCCAGGTACCTTCAAGGGCTGGGTCGCCCGCGACGCCAAAAGCCCCCAATCCTACACAACTTATACCCCGAAACCCTTCACACCCACCGACGTCGAAATCTCTATCTCCCACTGCGGTATTTGCGGCACCGACATCCACACCCTCCGTTCAGGCTGGGGACCAACCGACTACCCCTGCGTAGTCGGCCACGAGATAATCGGCATAGTAACACGTCTCGGCAGCGCCGTCAAATCCAAATCTAACCCCAATACAATCCACTTGGGTGACCACGTTGGCGTCGGCGCGCAGAGCGGCGCCTGTCTACGCGCAGACTACGAAGCCTACGCCGACGGCGAGGAATCCTACTGCACCCGCATGACAGGCACGTACAACAGACAGTATAGCGACAAGTCGAAATCGTATTGTGGATTTGCTGATCAATGGCGCGGGCCTGCACATTTCGTATTCCGGATTCCGGATGCTCTACCCTCGGCCGAGGCAGCGCCGCTGCTGTGTGCGGGTGTTACTGTGTTTGCGCCGATGAGAAAGTGCCGCGTTGGGCCCGGGAAGACAGTTGGGATTATTGGAGTTGAGGGGCTGGGTCATTTGGGGATTTTGTTTGCTAATGCGCTTGGAGCGGATCGGGTTGTTGCCATTTCGCGCTCGTCTGGGAAGAAGGCGGATGCTGTTGGGGGGCTTGGGGCGGATGGGTTTATCGCTACGGGCGAGGAGAAGGGGTGGGCGAAGAAAAACTCGCATTCGCTCGATGTTACTCTGTGTACGGTTTCGGCGCATGATATGCCGCTTGCGCAGTATTTGAGATTGCTTAAGCGGGATGGGACTTTTGTGCAGATTGGGGCACCGGAGGATGCGTTACCGCCGCTTATGGCTTGA
- a CDS encoding Afadin/alpha-actinin-binding → MESHNLQAASTYVNNILLARGLLKGGRAIDFADPENEDGGIDGTMARVINLVNDLVLRRDRESEHRENLSTTIRTLQATEAEQTTEIGKLKLKTSELTRSLALAEAQERTFKSNMSRAEANIRSLKEQVQRMKSTVQQVRAQCANDIRKRDLEMQKLKSHLAERQRGKREGLSVTTININPAWDRSRLLASGGERVHDPGYSLKQETTNFLTELCQHLSDENDTLIELARSTVYTLKDLQGLTQAENGSGENEQSGMATSVGAQKSSSGPVTSLPTSCEELSVQMEAVLGHLRTLLTNPSFVPLEEVEVRDEEIKRLREGWVKMESRWEQAVNMMGGWQRRLADGGDSVQADELKRGMNLDLSTNSTEDMSLQSLPVSNPIPTILEDQDEENDISESEEKVPDLETLNPSKMRSKVRKVPERPDRVLRERNENLMTKRHRKVSFTPGLQGSPCMDTTDDDTLKIKAYKTETVTRRSTRRKTVTKEPRQLKPIESLSVHQKLAVVEDEARAAQNEQKERESRKRNRPEKASRPANRRRSTLTTDELDDLMGMAR, encoded by the exons ATGGAGTCGCATAACCTGCAGGCAGCTTCGACCTATGTCAACAACATCTTATTGGCAAGGGGCTTGCTGAAAGGTGGTCGCGCAATCGATTTTGCCGACCCAGAAAATGAAGATGGAGGGATAGACGGCACAATGGCTCGCGTTATCAACTTGGTCAATGATTTAGTGTTGAGACGAGAT CGCGAGTCCGAGCACCGTGAGAACTTATCCACGACGATTCGCACGCTGCAAGCCACCGAGGCGGAACAGACCACGGAGATC GGAAAACTAAAATTGAAAACGTCCGAACTGACCCGCTCGCTAGCTCTGGCAGAGGCCCAAGAGCGCACGTTTAAGTCCAACATGTCCCGTGCCGAAGCGAACATCCGAAGTTTGAAGGAACAAGTCCAGCGCATGAAGAGTACCGTCCAACAAGTTCGAGCGCAATGCGCCAATGATATTCGCAAGCGGGATCTGGAAATGCAAAAGCTTAAGTCGCACCTGGCTGAGAGACAACGAGGCAAGCGCGAGGGTCTGAGTGTGACTACTATCAACATCAATCCTGCGTGGGATCGATCTCGTCTTCTGGCCAGCGGTGGAGAGCGAGTACATGACCCTGGATATAGCTTGAAGCAGGAGACCACCAACTTCTTGACCGAGTTATGTCAGCATCTCAGTGATGAGAATGATACTCTAATTGAGCTTGCGCGAAGTACTGTTTATACTTTGAAGGATCTACAAGGCTTGACGCAGGCTGAGAATGGAAGTGGCGAAAATGAGCAATCGGGTATGGCTACGAGCGTAGGAGCTCAAAAGTCTTCTTCGGGGCCTGTTACTTCGCTTCCAACGTCGTGCGAAGAATTATCCGTTCAAATGGAAGCAGTGCTAGGGCATCTACGAACATTGCTTACCAACCCCTCATTCGTGCCTCTTGAGGAGGTTGAAGTGAGGGATGAGGAGATCAAACGACTTCGGGAAGGCTGGGTGAAGATGGAGTCCCGGTGGGAACAGGCAGTTAACATGATGGGTGGATGGCAGCGTCGTCTTGCAGATGGGGGAGATTCTGTTCAAGCGGATGAATTGAAGCGCGGCATGAATCTCGATCTCAGCACTAACTCAACCGAGGACATGAGCCTGCAAAGCTTGCCAGTTTCTAACCCCATCCCGACGATCCTGGAGGACCAAGATGAGGAGAACGATATTAGTGAATCGGAGGAGAAAGTACCAGACCTCGAGACGCTCAATCCTTCGAAGATGAGGTCCAAGGTTCGCAAAGTACCCGAACGGCCCGATCGCGTTCTGAGGGAACGCAATGAAAACCTCATGACAAAACGTCACCGGAAGGTCTCATTTACGCCAGGTTTACAGGGCTCACCCTGTATGGATACTACCGACGACGATACTCTCAAAATCAAAGCCTACAAAACCGAGACTGTGACCCGCAGGTCTACCCGGCGAAAGACTGTAACAAAGGAACCCCGTCAG CTAAAACCCATTGAATCACTAAGCGTGCACCAAAAACTGGCCGTTGTTGAAGACGAGGCCCGCGCCGCTCAAAATGAGCAAAAAGAGCGCGAGTCACGAAAGAGAAACCGACCCGAGAAGGCTTCCAGGCCAGCAAACCGGCGTCGGAGTACTCTCACCACTGATGAGCTTGACGATCTGATGGGCATGGCCCGGTGA